A stretch of the uncultured Trichococcus sp. genome encodes the following:
- the msrA gene encoding peptide-methionine (S)-S-oxide reductase MsrA — translation MTEPKLEKATFAGGCFWCMVKPFDSLPGIESVVSGYTGGHTENPTYEEVCSGTTGHTEAVQITFDPAVFPYKDLVDVYWQQTDPTDAMGQFVDRGTSYRPVIFYHTPEQKEIAEASKQALQESGKFTKPIVTSIEPAQPFYAAEEYHQDFYKKSSAHYHGYRSHSGRDSYIEAHWKE, via the coding sequence GTGACAGAACCTAAATTGGAAAAAGCTACCTTTGCTGGAGGTTGTTTCTGGTGCATGGTCAAGCCATTCGACAGTCTTCCAGGCATCGAATCAGTCGTTTCAGGCTACACGGGGGGGCACACGGAAAATCCTACCTATGAAGAAGTATGCTCCGGAACAACCGGGCACACCGAAGCTGTTCAAATCACATTTGATCCAGCTGTGTTCCCGTATAAAGACTTAGTGGATGTATACTGGCAGCAGACAGATCCCACCGATGCCATGGGTCAATTCGTAGATCGCGGCACTTCTTACCGGCCGGTTATTTTTTACCATACACCGGAACAAAAAGAGATAGCGGAAGCATCGAAACAAGCGTTGCAGGAAAGTGGGAAATTCACTAAACCAATCGTGACTTCCATCGAACCGGCACAACCGTTTTATGCTGCAGAAGAATATCATCAGGATTTCTACAAAAAAAGTAGTGCGCATTATCATGGATATCGTTCCCATTCAGGCAGAGATTCGTATATCGAAGCACATTGGAAAGAGTAG
- the serS gene encoding serine--tRNA ligase: MLDVKLLRDGFEATAEKLAARGVKTEELATFKELDVQRREKLVETENLKQYRNGVSQEIAQLKRNKENADDKIAEMKEVGEKIKALDEEVNEIEEKTTFIATRLPNLPHDSVPVGADEEENVEVRRWGTPRAFDFEPKAHYDIAEALDILDFERGAKVTGSRFVFYKGLGARLERACYNYMLDLHTEEHGYTEMIPPYMANEASMFGTGQFPKFKEDVFQLTDERNFTLIPTAEVPLTNYYRDEIMNEADLPVYFTAMSPSFRSEAGSAGRDTRGLIRMHQFHKVEMVKFSKPETSYEELEKMTDDAEAVLRGLNLPHRTITLCTGDMGFSAAKTYDIEVWIPAQATYREISSCSNTEAFQARRAKIRYRNEETGKLEFVHTLNGSGLAVGRTVTAILENYQNEDGSVTIPDALVPYMGGVTRITKENASNKR; encoded by the coding sequence ATGTTGGATGTAAAATTATTGAGGGATGGATTTGAAGCCACTGCGGAGAAGTTGGCTGCACGGGGAGTGAAAACGGAAGAGTTGGCGACGTTCAAGGAATTGGATGTGCAACGCCGGGAAAAACTTGTTGAGACGGAAAACTTGAAGCAATACCGCAATGGCGTTTCCCAGGAAATTGCGCAGTTGAAACGAAACAAGGAGAATGCGGATGACAAGATTGCCGAAATGAAAGAAGTCGGCGAAAAAATCAAAGCATTGGATGAAGAAGTGAATGAAATCGAAGAGAAGACGACTTTCATCGCCACAAGATTGCCTAACCTGCCGCATGATTCTGTTCCAGTCGGTGCGGACGAAGAGGAGAACGTGGAAGTAAGACGATGGGGGACCCCTCGTGCGTTCGATTTCGAACCGAAAGCCCACTATGATATCGCCGAGGCTTTGGATATCCTGGACTTTGAACGTGGCGCTAAAGTGACCGGAAGTCGTTTTGTCTTCTATAAAGGCTTGGGAGCCCGATTGGAACGCGCCTGCTACAACTATATGCTGGATCTGCATACCGAAGAGCATGGCTATACGGAAATGATTCCACCATACATGGCGAATGAGGCATCCATGTTCGGGACGGGACAATTCCCTAAATTCAAAGAAGACGTTTTCCAGTTGACGGATGAGCGCAACTTCACGCTGATCCCGACAGCAGAAGTTCCTTTGACGAACTATTACCGCGATGAAATCATGAATGAAGCGGATCTGCCGGTCTATTTCACAGCGATGAGTCCGTCTTTCCGTTCTGAAGCCGGAAGTGCAGGGCGCGACACAAGAGGGTTGATCAGGATGCACCAGTTCCATAAAGTGGAGATGGTGAAATTCAGCAAACCGGAAACTTCCTACGAAGAGTTGGAAAAAATGACGGATGATGCTGAAGCCGTACTGCGCGGTTTGAACTTGCCGCACCGCACCATCACTTTATGCACGGGCGATATGGGCTTCTCTGCAGCCAAAACTTACGATATCGAAGTCTGGATACCTGCTCAAGCTACCTACCGAGAAATCAGCTCTTGTTCAAACACTGAGGCATTCCAAGCCCGCCGCGCGAAAATCCGCTACCGCAACGAAGAAACAGGGAAACTGGAATTCGTACACACGTTGAATGGGTCTGGGCTGGCTGTCGGCCGCACCGTGACGGCCATTCTGGAGAACTATCAAAACGAAGACGGATCCGTCACGATCCCTGATGCACTTGTTCCATATATGGGCGGCGTCACAAGAATCACCAAAGAGAACGCAAGCAACAAACGCTGA
- a CDS encoding serine hydrolase: MMTIKNRKIIMGTISAASVFVNSLFAAPIALAAEQPSIDAKAAFVIEDETDKVLVNQNGEEALGIASMTKMLSIYLILEAIEEGKLTWDKQITISDYVYEVSQNYNFSNVPLRQDITYSVEELYQAALIYSANGATIALAEALAGSEAKFVDLMKAQLDEWGVESYELYNVTGLSNSDVPEEHLYPGAPADGYNKMTARGVAVVADHLIDDYPEVLETTAVPELAFQAGTSDEIMMHSYNLMLPGMFYYREGVDGLKTGTTLESGASFTGTAMQDEMRIITVVIGADESTKRFKETGRLMDYAFSTFEKTTVAAKGDAVSTQEPISVAKGKETEVGLVYSEDLVTVTEKGSEELTLTTVFKPAEESLNEDGEIEAPIEKGAEVGSVAVTVEGDELGYLDGTTSEDVKVAVASSVEKANIFVRGGRVVGGLFGKAWQTVSDFVGGFFD; encoded by the coding sequence ATGATGACTATAAAAAACAGAAAAATAATCATGGGAACAATATCGGCTGCTTCGGTATTTGTGAACAGCTTGTTTGCTGCACCGATTGCTTTGGCTGCAGAACAACCTTCTATCGATGCGAAAGCAGCTTTCGTGATAGAAGATGAGACTGACAAAGTGCTTGTCAACCAAAATGGGGAAGAAGCGCTGGGTATCGCCTCCATGACAAAGATGTTGAGCATCTACTTGATATTGGAAGCCATCGAAGAAGGCAAATTGACTTGGGACAAGCAAATCACCATCAGCGATTACGTCTATGAGGTCAGCCAGAACTACAATTTTTCCAATGTGCCCTTGCGCCAGGACATCACGTATTCTGTGGAAGAGCTGTATCAAGCCGCGTTGATCTATTCCGCAAACGGTGCAACGATCGCCTTGGCGGAAGCATTGGCTGGTTCTGAAGCAAAATTCGTCGATCTGATGAAGGCTCAGTTGGATGAGTGGGGCGTAGAAAGTTACGAGCTTTATAATGTAACCGGCTTGTCGAACAGTGACGTCCCGGAAGAGCACCTTTATCCCGGAGCTCCGGCCGATGGGTACAACAAAATGACAGCGCGCGGAGTAGCGGTGGTTGCGGATCATCTGATCGATGACTACCCTGAAGTTTTGGAAACGACAGCAGTTCCGGAACTGGCTTTCCAAGCAGGAACGTCCGATGAAATCATGATGCACAGCTATAACCTGATGTTGCCGGGCATGTTTTATTATCGTGAAGGCGTTGACGGTCTGAAAACCGGCACGACATTGGAGTCCGGTGCATCCTTTACCGGTACCGCAATGCAAGATGAAATGCGGATCATCACCGTGGTCATCGGTGCCGACGAGAGCACCAAGCGCTTTAAAGAAACGGGACGTCTGATGGATTATGCTTTCTCGACCTTCGAAAAGACGACGGTAGCGGCGAAAGGTGATGCTGTTTCGACGCAAGAACCGATTTCAGTAGCCAAAGGGAAAGAAACTGAGGTTGGGCTTGTCTACAGCGAAGACTTGGTGACCGTTACCGAAAAAGGTTCCGAAGAGCTTACACTCACAACTGTTTTCAAACCGGCCGAAGAGAGTCTGAATGAAGACGGCGAGATTGAAGCGCCGATCGAAAAAGGTGCAGAAGTCGGATCCGTCGCCGTGACGGTCGAAGGCGACGAATTGGGATATCTGGATGGAACGACTTCCGAGGATGTCAAAGTCGCAGTGGCCAGCAGCGTGGAGAAAGCCAATATCTTTGTTCGCGGTGGCCGTGTTGTCGGAGGCTTGTTCGGTAAGGCATGGCAAACAGTATCCGATTTTGTCGGAGGGTTCTTTGACTGA
- a CDS encoding ATP-binding protein has product MFNKLKKKELSELVFEGALTLGIVYLLYIGMELMFNRLVANPPVILREVPSLRRFVMVVDAFLTIYDDVFQWIAAIFAAIFTGWRLVRRYKQMQLTHILDELHYIAAGHFDHRIDANNAGSYVDVVDSINTLVESTVQAMEEERKIEQSKDELITNVSHDIRTPLTSIIGYLGLIEDKQFTSEEDALRYIHIAYTKALQMKVLVDDLFEYTKVRQPTTPLLLKTINIGNFLEQIVADYELESRKRHMEIEVIMKTSPLMIEMDVDKMARVFNNLISNALKYAHGGTWVHIEAEKIGSEVIVAVKNNGERIPEEALQELFGRFYRVENSRSKETGGTGLGLAIAQSIVTLHGGYIYAESDEAETKFVLHLPLKQTSAVKG; this is encoded by the coding sequence TTGTTTAACAAGTTGAAGAAAAAAGAACTGAGTGAACTCGTTTTTGAAGGGGCGCTGACGCTGGGCATCGTCTATCTGCTCTACATCGGGATGGAGTTGATGTTCAATCGACTGGTCGCGAATCCTCCCGTAATTTTGAGGGAAGTCCCGTCCCTAAGGCGATTCGTAATGGTGGTTGACGCATTTCTGACCATTTACGATGATGTTTTCCAATGGATAGCGGCGATTTTTGCGGCCATCTTCACCGGTTGGCGTTTGGTCCGGAGATACAAACAGATGCAGTTGACGCACATTCTGGATGAGCTGCATTATATCGCCGCAGGGCACTTCGATCATCGAATCGACGCGAACAATGCCGGCAGCTATGTCGATGTTGTTGATAGCATCAATACGCTGGTGGAAAGCACGGTCCAAGCGATGGAAGAGGAACGGAAAATCGAACAATCGAAGGATGAGTTGATCACGAATGTCAGTCACGACATCCGCACTCCGTTGACTTCCATCATCGGCTACCTGGGATTGATAGAGGATAAGCAATTCACGAGTGAAGAGGATGCTTTGCGCTATATCCATATCGCTTATACAAAGGCGCTGCAGATGAAGGTGCTTGTCGATGACCTTTTCGAATATACGAAAGTGCGGCAACCGACGACACCTCTACTGTTGAAGACAATCAACATCGGCAATTTTTTGGAGCAGATCGTCGCCGATTATGAATTGGAGTCGCGCAAGCGCCATATGGAGATAGAGGTGATCATGAAGACGAGCCCGTTGATGATCGAAATGGATGTCGACAAAATGGCCCGTGTCTTCAACAATCTGATTTCCAATGCCCTGAAATATGCACATGGCGGCACTTGGGTACATATCGAAGCGGAAAAGATCGGTTCTGAAGTGATCGTTGCCGTGAAAAATAACGGGGAGCGTATCCCTGAAGAAGCGCTGCAGGAATTGTTCGGACGTTTCTATCGGGTAGAAAATTCCCGTTCGAAAGAGACCGGCGGGACCGGGCTGGGGTTGGCGATCGCCCAAAGCATCGTAACGCTCCATGGCGGATATATCTATGCGGAATCGGATGAGGCGGAAACCAAATTCGTGCTGCATCTCCCTTTGAAACAGACTTCGGCTGTCAAAGGATAA
- a CDS encoding response regulator transcription factor yields MSKVLIVDDDREIVDLLSIYCKNEGYDPIKAYDGVDAFRKLEENVDIQLIILDVMMPKKDGISVVKELREQNNPIPILMLSAKSADMDKIQGLTTGADDYVSKPFNPLEVMARIKSLLRRTTMQADAAEVDSIEIGPLIIKKDSHEVKTLNGKSIQLTALEFGILHLLASHPNRVFSADEIFERVWQQESIVSAKTVMVHVSHLRDKIEEATGGEKVIQTVWGVGYKIGE; encoded by the coding sequence ATGAGTAAAGTTTTGATCGTCGATGACGACAGGGAAATCGTGGATTTATTGAGCATCTATTGCAAAAATGAAGGGTACGATCCGATAAAGGCTTACGACGGCGTGGACGCCTTCCGGAAGCTTGAGGAAAATGTGGACATCCAGCTGATCATTTTGGATGTGATGATGCCTAAGAAGGACGGCATATCGGTAGTGAAGGAGTTGCGGGAACAGAACAATCCGATCCCGATTCTGATGTTGAGCGCAAAATCCGCGGATATGGATAAAATCCAAGGGTTGACGACGGGTGCGGACGACTATGTTTCCAAGCCGTTCAACCCGCTGGAAGTGATGGCCCGCATCAAATCGCTCTTGCGCCGGACCACTATGCAGGCAGATGCTGCAGAGGTGGATTCGATCGAAATAGGCCCGCTGATCATCAAAAAAGACTCCCATGAAGTAAAGACGCTGAACGGGAAAAGTATCCAGTTGACTGCGCTGGAATTCGGCATCCTGCATCTATTGGCAAGTCATCCGAATCGCGTCTTCAGCGCCGATGAGATTTTTGAACGCGTTTGGCAACAGGAAAGTATCGTATCGGCCAAGACCGTGATGGTGCATGTGAGCCATCTCCGCGATAAAATTGAAGAAGCTACTGGGGGCGAGAAGGTCATCCAGACCGTTTGGGGTGTAGGCTATAAGATCGGGGAATAG
- the guaB gene encoding IMP dehydrogenase, which translates to MSNWETKFAKEGFTFDDVLLVPAESHVLPNDVDLSIDLAKNLHLNIPIISASMDTVTDAAMAIAMARQGGLGVIHKNMTIEAQAEEVHKVKRSESGVIIDPFFLTPDHLVSEAENLMSKYRISGVPVVNDMEDRKLVGILTNRDLRFIADYQVPIGDVMTKEHLVTAPVGTSLKDAESILQKYKIEKLPLVDESGRLAGLITIKDIEKVIEFPNSAKDAHGRLIVAAAVGVTSDTFERAQALLDAGADAIVIDTAHGHSAGVIRKIKEIRDQFPDATLIAGNVATAEGTRALFDVGVDVVKVGIGPGSICTTRVVAGVGVPQITAIYDAASVAREYGKAIIADGGIKYSGDIVKAMAAGGHAVMLGSMLAGTDESPGEFEIFQGRRFKTYRGMGSLAAMEKGSSDRYFQGGVNEAKKMVPEGIEGRVAYKGAASDIIFQLLGGVRSGMGYVGAGNLQELRENAQFIKMSGAGLIESHPHDIQITKEAPNYSIHR; encoded by the coding sequence ATGTCAAATTGGGAAACAAAATTCGCTAAAGAAGGTTTTACTTTTGATGATGTATTATTAGTCCCGGCTGAAAGCCATGTATTGCCTAACGATGTGGATTTATCGATTGATTTAGCTAAAAATTTACACTTGAATATTCCTATCATAAGCGCAAGTATGGACACAGTAACTGATGCGGCAATGGCGATCGCAATGGCCCGCCAAGGCGGCTTGGGCGTCATCCACAAAAACATGACCATCGAAGCGCAGGCTGAAGAAGTGCACAAAGTAAAACGTTCCGAAAGTGGTGTCATCATCGACCCGTTCTTCCTGACTCCTGATCACTTGGTTTCTGAAGCAGAGAATCTGATGAGCAAATACCGCATCAGCGGTGTGCCTGTCGTCAACGATATGGAAGACCGCAAGTTGGTGGGGATTTTGACGAACCGCGATCTGCGCTTCATTGCAGATTACCAAGTTCCGATCGGCGATGTCATGACCAAAGAACATTTAGTTACCGCTCCTGTAGGAACTTCTTTGAAGGATGCCGAATCCATCCTGCAAAAATACAAAATCGAAAAACTGCCTCTAGTCGATGAAAGCGGCCGGTTGGCTGGCTTGATCACGATCAAGGATATCGAAAAAGTAATCGAGTTTCCCAACTCCGCAAAAGATGCACACGGCCGTTTGATCGTTGCGGCTGCAGTAGGTGTGACCAGTGATACATTTGAACGCGCTCAAGCATTATTGGATGCCGGTGCAGATGCAATCGTCATCGACACAGCGCATGGCCACAGCGCTGGCGTTATCCGCAAAATTAAAGAAATCCGCGATCAGTTCCCTGACGCAACCCTGATTGCCGGGAATGTAGCGACCGCAGAAGGAACCCGCGCGCTGTTTGACGTCGGAGTCGACGTGGTCAAAGTCGGGATCGGACCTGGCTCGATCTGTACGACCCGTGTCGTTGCCGGTGTCGGTGTTCCTCAGATAACAGCCATCTATGATGCTGCAAGCGTGGCGAGAGAATACGGTAAAGCGATCATCGCTGACGGCGGGATCAAGTATTCGGGAGACATCGTCAAGGCGATGGCTGCAGGTGGACACGCAGTCATGTTGGGCAGCATGTTGGCTGGTACGGATGAGTCCCCGGGCGAATTCGAGATTTTCCAAGGCCGTCGCTTCAAGACTTACCGTGGTATGGGCAGTCTGGCAGCAATGGAAAAAGGCTCAAGCGACCGTTACTTCCAGGGCGGCGTCAATGAAGCGAAGAAAATGGTTCCGGAAGGTATCGAAGGTCGTGTGGCTTATAAAGGCGCAGCCAGCGACATCATCTTCCAACTGCTCGGTGGTGTCCGTTCCGGTATGGGCTATGTCGGAGCCGGCAATTTGCAGGAGCTTCGCGAAAATGCGCAATTCATCAAGATGTCCGGTGCCGGATTGATCGAATCCCATCCGCATGACATCCAAATCACAAAAGAAGCACCAAACTACTCCATCCATAGATAA
- a CDS encoding DUF1129 family protein, translated as MEETKSVEQMKVENKALWQSLTKRNEQYMLGLDRTLRAANLEEERREEIYSKMMKELLEAQKTGKTARQLYGTVSECASNILVNPTDNEVKVRSADWLIALDGGLLLGSLFAMISGISLLTNSGEDVVGMGLISLILNFIVGGIAMLIISKYTPNPDAPKGEKGFGKYIFATTSAMLLWMLIMTVSMMLIPASINIALSAWVYLGIAGIGFAAKVYLKKKFHIMGGIL; from the coding sequence TTGGAAGAAACGAAGAGCGTTGAACAAATGAAGGTCGAAAACAAAGCATTATGGCAGAGTTTGACTAAAAGAAATGAACAATACATGCTGGGGCTGGACAGAACCTTGAGAGCTGCAAACTTGGAAGAGGAACGCCGGGAAGAAATCTACAGCAAGATGATGAAGGAATTGTTGGAAGCCCAAAAAACCGGTAAAACTGCCCGCCAATTATACGGAACAGTGTCGGAATGCGCCTCGAACATTTTGGTCAATCCGACAGATAACGAAGTGAAAGTGCGCTCGGCAGATTGGTTGATCGCTTTGGATGGCGGTTTGCTGCTGGGTTCTCTTTTCGCGATGATTTCAGGCATTTCCTTGCTGACCAACAGCGGAGAAGACGTAGTTGGGATGGGCCTTATCAGCTTGATACTGAATTTCATCGTCGGCGGCATCGCCATGCTTATCATCTCAAAATACACGCCGAATCCGGATGCGCCAAAAGGCGAAAAAGGCTTCGGGAAATATATCTTTGCGACGACGAGTGCGATGCTGCTTTGGATGCTCATCATGACGGTTTCGATGATGCTTATTCCAGCCTCAATAAATATCGCTTTGTCTGCGTGGGTGTACCTTGGAATCGCCGGCATAGGTTTTGCCGCAAAAGTATATCTGAAGAAAAAATTTCATATCATGGGCGGCATTTTATAG
- the ychF gene encoding redox-regulated ATPase YchF: MSLTAGIVGLPNVGKSTLFNAITKAGVEAANYPFATIDPNVGVVEVPDERLNKLTELVKPKKTVPTTFEFTDIAGIVKGASKGEGLGNKFLANIRQVDAICHVVRCFEDDNITHVSGKVDPLDDVETINLELIFADLESIEKRYTRISKIARTKDKDAVRELEILDKIKKTLEEGKSARTIEFTPEEEPLVKSLFLLTTKPVLYVANISEEDVVAGGENEMVQAVREFAATEGAEVVTVCARIEEEVAELDDEEKAEFLAELGIKESGLDQLIRKAYTLLGLGTYFTAGEKEVRAWTFKLGMKAPQTAGIIHSDFERGFIRAETVSYNDLLAYGSMQAAKEAGRVRLEGKDYVVQDGDVMEFRFNV, translated from the coding sequence TGTAGGGAAATCCACCTTGTTCAACGCCATCACCAAAGCGGGAGTGGAAGCCGCAAACTATCCATTCGCAACGATCGACCCAAATGTCGGAGTAGTCGAAGTTCCCGATGAACGTTTGAATAAATTAACAGAATTGGTGAAACCGAAGAAAACTGTCCCGACAACTTTTGAATTCACGGATATCGCGGGAATCGTAAAAGGCGCCAGCAAAGGCGAAGGTCTAGGGAACAAATTCTTAGCCAACATCCGCCAAGTGGATGCCATCTGTCATGTTGTCCGTTGTTTCGAAGACGATAACATCACACACGTCAGCGGTAAAGTGGATCCGTTGGATGATGTTGAAACCATCAATTTGGAACTGATTTTCGCGGATTTGGAATCCATCGAGAAACGCTATACGCGCATCAGCAAAATTGCCCGTACAAAAGACAAAGATGCTGTCCGCGAACTGGAGATCCTGGATAAAATCAAGAAGACCCTTGAAGAGGGCAAATCCGCCCGTACGATCGAGTTCACACCCGAAGAAGAACCGCTTGTGAAAAGCCTGTTCCTTTTGACGACAAAGCCTGTTCTGTATGTCGCAAACATCTCCGAAGAAGACGTAGTAGCCGGCGGAGAAAACGAAATGGTTCAAGCTGTCCGTGAATTTGCGGCAACAGAAGGTGCAGAGGTCGTTACCGTGTGCGCCCGTATCGAAGAAGAAGTAGCTGAATTGGATGACGAAGAAAAAGCTGAATTCCTGGCGGAGCTCGGCATCAAAGAATCCGGATTGGATCAACTGATCCGTAAAGCCTACACTTTGCTTGGCCTGGGAACTTACTTCACGGCAGGCGAAAAAGAAGTCCGTGCCTGGACATTCAAATTAGGTATGAAAGCACCGCAGACAGCAGGTATCATCCATTCCGACTTCGAACGCGGCTTCATCCGCGCCGAAACAGTTTCCTACAATGACTTGTTGGCATATGGCAGCATGCAAGCCGCCAAAGAAGCTGGAAGAGTCAGACTTGAAGGAAAAGACTACGTAGTCCAAGACGGCGACGTAATGGAATTCAGGTTTAACGTATAA